A single genomic interval of Pectinophora gossypiella chromosome 22, ilPecGoss1.1, whole genome shotgun sequence harbors:
- the LOC126377015 gene encoding melanotransferrin — protein MGVLFHWTLLSIIVAVTNAGYYSKESVQNIIHDIKTPKIEGQDIVTWCTTSVLEQAKCEKLMVTAMQDKGLFGRDYFELQCKRAFDTEECMTWVDRGEASLLGLDAGEVHIAGRFHSLVPILQELYGRGDPYQYSVAVVKRGGLPHVQAGSGLYGLRGARACFPGVGALAGWVMPIHVLMQEGGLKVTDCNNHVKSAIEFFGDSCAPNSLKDMYNPIGDNSDKLCKLCTGGAGIRCTLQDPYAGYEGALKCLVTNGTGEIAFVRDTTIQHALLSHKILGGVLEDEFELICRDGSRMPVTEWEQCNWGRVPADAIVTSSAATQEQRRKYQNFLMRIVQLYGEPNPFNRNSNRSSTYVQRDQYGIAFTTSTEAPRYYDPYRSRIDQDNNRASTTVSPFQQRLDSSGRPIELPFQLFQSNGTTDLLLQDATINFRVLLEVDQAAKHILNNQFVGDQAEKAVLGIRDCPVKRAVLCVTSDPEMDKCVKMRIALKAAFLSPTLVCWRGHSTRHCERCIAEGACDFGLFDAADMLHASYKHRLVPFMQEVYSSGDSWYYAVAVAKEQDPDTDLTYLRGKNTCHTGIGMAAGWVYPLAYLISNGWIRSYSCDGAHAAAEYFTKSCAPGSLSTEYVDSNTVPHDNLCHLCHGASYRRCRRDASEDYYGHVGALRCMVEGGGDVAFVRHTAPAEVSGGRRREWWARDLLPDDLQLLCTDGTRAKMHEYKHCNLGKVPGSVLMGRANHTELDTFSNLLVYAQQFYGSTQTDEFSFSMFFSPSPYADLIFSDAAVRLKPLPHNKRSAEIIAGKALPRAARIVSCDAPQASYYIASDPDFLSQAYRIGFVGHIVATALFVVGLVR, from the exons GCATTTGACACAGAAGAATGCATGACTTGGGTGGACAGGGGTGAAGCGTCCTTGTTAGGCCTAGATGCTGGCGAAGTCCATATTGCTGGCAGGTTCCACTCGCTTGTGCCTATTCTGCAGGAG CTGTATGGTCGTGGCGACCCTTACCAATACTCAGTGGCAGTGGTCAAAAGGGGTGGTCTGCCTCACGTACAGGCCGGCTCGGGGCTCTACGGGCTGCGTGGAGCCCGAGCTTGCTTCCCTGGTGTTGGGGCGCTAGCTGGATGGGTCATGCCTATTCATGTT cTAATGCAAGAGGGAGGCTTGAAAGTGACAGATTGCAACAATCACGTGAAATCGGCGATCGAGTTCTTTGGCGACTCGTGCGCACCCAACTCCTTGAAGGACATGTATAACCCTATTGGAGACAACTCGGATAA GCTCTGCAAGCTGTGTACAGGCGGCGCGGGGATACGGTGCACGCTACAGGATCCTTACGCGGGTTACGAGGGCGCACTCAAGTGCCTCGTCACTAATGGCACAGGCGAAATTGCCTTCGTCAGAGACACCACTATACAACATGCTTTACTTTCGCACAAGATCCTTG GTGGAGTATTGGAGGATGAGTTCGAGCTGATTTGCCGCGACGGTTCCCGCATGCCGGTGACAGAGTGGGAGCAGTGCAATTGGGGGCGCGTGCCCGCCGACGCCATCGTTACTAGCAGTGCCGCTACGCAGGAACAGAGACGGAA ATACCAGAACTTCCTGATGAGGATAGTGCAACTATACGGCGAACCGAACCCCTTCAACAGAAACTCCAATCGTAGTTCTACGTACGTACAACGCGATCAATACGGCATCGCGTTTACAACTAGCACTGAAGCGCCGCGGTACTACGACCCTTATAGGAGCCGCATCGACCAGGACAATAACAG AGCAAGCACCACCGTTTCTCCATTCCAGCAACGTTTGGACTCATCCGGGCGGCCAATAGAACTGCCCTTCCAACTATTCCAGTCCAATGGCACTACAGATCTATTACTACAG GATGCAACAATAAACTTCAGAGTGCTACTAGAAGTGGATCAAGCGGCGAAGCACATTCTGAACAACCAGTTTGTAGGCGACCAGGCTGAGAAGGCAGTGTTAGGCATACGAGACTGCCCGGTCAAACGGGCGGTCTTGTGTGTTACCAGCGACCCGGAGATGGACAAGTGTGTTAAAATGAGa ATAGCACTAAAGGCAGCGTTCCTCTCGCCAACCTTGGTGTGTTGGCGCGGTCACAGCACGCGGCACTGCGAGCGATGCATCGCTGAAGGCGCCTGCGATTTCGGACTCTTCGACGCCGCGGACATGCTGCACGCCTCCTATAAACACCGCCTTGTGCCTTTCATGCAGGAG GTATACTCGAGCGGCGACAGCTGGTACTACGCGGTGGCCGTGGCCAAGGAACAGGATCCCGACACGGACTTGACGTATCTCCGCGGCAAGAACACCTGCCACACCGGGATCGGTATGGCGGCCGGCTGGGTCTACCCGCTGGCTTACCTCATCTCTAATGGGTGGATTAG atcgTATAGCTGCGACGGCGCTCACGCAGCGGCAGAATACTTCACTAAATCCTGCGCGCCCGGGTCACTTAGCACTGAATACGTCGACTCTAACACCGTGCCACACGACAACCTGTGCCATTTGTGTCATGGCGCTTCTTACAG ACGTTGCCGCCGCGACGCAAGTGAAGACTACTACGGCCACGTAGGTGCACTACGCTGTATGGTAGAAGGCGGCGGCGACGTCGCCTTCGTGAGACACACGGCGCCAGCAGAAGTGTCCGGGGGCAGACGACGCGAGTGGTGGGCGCGGGACTTGCTGCCGGATGATTTGCAACTATTATGTACTGACG GCACCCGCGCCAAGATGCACGAGTACAAACACTGCAACCTGGGCAAGGTACCGGGTTCAGTTCTGATGGGGCGCGCGAACCACACCGAGCTCGACACCTTCTCTAACCTGTTGGTCTACGCGCAACAGTTCTACGGCTCCACCCAAACCGATGAGTTCAG CTTCAGCATGTTCTTCTCTCCATCTCCGTACGCGGACTTGATATTCAGCGACGCGGCAGTCCGTCTCAAACCGCTGCCTCACAACAAGCGGTCAGCTGAGATCATCGCGGGGAAAGCACTCCCTCGCGCCGCTCGCATAGTCTCCTGCGACGCTCCACAAGCATCTTACTATATCGCTTCTGATCCCGACTTCTTGTCACAAGCCTACAGGATCGGATTTGTTGGTCACATTGTAGCAACTGCCTTGTTTGTTGTAGGGTTAGTGCGGTAA
- the LOC126377032 gene encoding telomerase reverse transcriptase-like, producing the protein MDSPICLSQYFVNKQNTRSYKNIFPTNILKSEEITPFLEHLLEETSLVSEIPQDFCKILSKLRINLRTGAKEDFRNGFSEIKRDDTLCPLNKTDIYNCCLNELYKIVPREIFGGNYNSKIFKKVVRNIICSMKRQHIVFSKMTEKWDFSAHPWNSIPKDISRNILNKILHWLVKHVLSAMICLNFYVTTCKLDADENKLHFFWKNQWQSFYDKQISNMVFKKVLKRFEPYCLGKKTKRSLSVSERLRIKSFRKDIPKLHLVLKPNSDCRPIVRYKSDQGSAEKYKLKVRLNFLKIITGRPHEKIESKFNLIYQQWIQLKKPKLYFIKTDLSNAFGSINRDKLMKIFAQKHLQYQKTEKSMYLKQKMAQQYKEIVTELRKPLLVRAGNTLYEWTEGLVQGYKYSPALSELYYSYLDDLYFSQHLTKSEKSEVRLFIRVVDDYLYITNSIEDAQLFLEALSNYRNVNYEKTVVNFEHEKIKVCDEITFLGYKYETKTLQVSRASNVYTGQMCYKIAFSSALENLTKFMENRIGQSGIQINSHIFNFFYNSEEIIWKHIFTTFCLSANKFCTIMAVLCEQEEMRRYFNLYKKRVTVKLSNSIIETLIKNKPAEFMFMYCINHFRYLSFKALYLCARKTPKCSGLVPLINDEMAKSNCLFGKWQEHACRMETNGEIRRIAIKQICRRTDLRVIMKTFDNLPEGFQCYNHKRLM; encoded by the coding sequence atggATTCTCCCATATGTTTGTCacaatattttgttaataaacaaaacacgcggtcttataaaaatatatttccaacTAACATTTTAAAAAGTGAAGAAATTACGCCTTTCCTTGAACATTTACTTGAAGAAACGTCGTTGGTAAGTGAGATACCACAagatttttgtaaaattttgtcAAAGCTAAGGATTAATTTACGCACTGGAGCGAAGGAAGATTTCAGAAATGgtttttctgaaataaaaagGGATGATACTTTATGCCCATTGAATAAAACTGATAtttataattgttgcttgaatGAGCTCTATAAAATTGTGCCACGGGAGATTTTTGGCGGGAATTATAATTCAAAGATATTCAAAAAAGTTGTGCGAAATATTATCTGTAGCATGAAGCGACAGCACATCGTATTTTCGAAAATGACCGAAAAATGGGATTTCTCGGCACACCCATGGAATTCTATCCCGAAAGATATatcaagaaatattttaaataaaattctgcATTGGCTGGTTAAGCACGTTCTTTCAGCTATGATTTGTCTAAATTTCTATGTAACAACATGCAAATTAGATGCAGATGAAAATAAACTACATTTCTTCTGGAAAAATCAATGGCAGAGTTTTTATGACAAGCAAATATCTAACATGGTATTTAAGAAAGTTTTGAAAAGGTTTGAACCTTATTGTTTGGGTAAAAAAACTAAGCGAAGTCTTAGCGTGAGCGAGAGGTTGAGAATAAAGTCCTTTAGAAAAGATATTCCAAAATTACATTTGGTGTTAAAACCAAACAGTGACTGTCGGCCCATAGTACGGTACAAAAGTGACCAAGGTTCTGCCgagaaatataaattaaaggTAAGATTAAActttctaaaaataataactggGAGACCCCACGAGAAAATTGAATCCAAATTCAATTTGATTTACCAACAATGGATACAACTGAAAAAACCaaaactttatttcattaaGACAGATTTGAGCAATGCTTTTGGGTCTATAAATAGAGATAAACTTATGAAGATTTTTGCTCAAAAACATTTACAGTATCAGAAAACTGAGAAAAGTATGTATTTGAAACAAAAGATGGCTCAGCAGTATAAAGAAATTGTTACAGAACTAAGGAAACCATTGTTAGTTCGTGCTGGCAACACACTGTATGAATGGACTGAGGGTTTAGTTCAGGGATATAAGTATTCTCCTGCTTTATCTGAACTTTATTATTCCTACTTGGATGATCTATATTTTTCCCAACATCTGACTAAAAGTGAAAAGTCAGAAGTTCGACTTTTCATAAGAGTAGTTGATGACTACTTGTACataacaaattccatagaagaTGCTCAATTGTTTCTCGAGGCGCTCTCAAATTACAGGAATGTAAACTATGAGAAAACTGTAGTAAACTTCGAACACGAAAAGATAAAAGTTTGTGACGAAATTACATTTCTTGGatataaatatgaaacaaaGACTTTACAAGTTAGTAGAGCTTCCAATGTTTATACTGGTCAGATGTGTTATAAGATAGCATTTTCCAGTGCTTTGGAAAATCTTACAAAATTCATGGAAAACAGAATTGGACAGTCGGGAATTCAAATCAACAGTCATATTTTCAATTTCTTTTACAACTCTGAAGAAATTATATGGAAACATATCTTTACGACTTTCTGTCTGTCGGCTAATAAATTTTGCACCATTATGGCTGTATTATGTGAACAGGAAGAAATGAGgagatattttaatttatacaaaaagAGAGTTACTGTAAAACTCAGTAACTCTATTATAGAAACTTTGATCAAGAACAAGCCTGCAGAGTTCATGTTTATGTATTGCATAAATCACTTTAGATATTTGTCGTTCAAAGCGCTTTACCTGTGCGCGAGAAAAACTCCGAAATGCAGTGGGCTGGTTCCCCTAATAAACGATGAAATGGCGAAATCTAATTGTCTATTTGGAAAATGGCAGGAGCATGCTTGTAGGATGGAGACAAATGGCGAAATTCGAAGAATCGCAATCAAACAAATATGTAGACGAACAGATTTAAGAGTAATTATGAAAACGTTTGATAATCTGCCAGAAGGTTTTCAGTGCTACAATCACAAACGATTGATGTaa
- the LOC126377195 gene encoding uncharacterized protein LOC126377195: MSETQVGFLCKAAASLQRAENNDTLTFLRSYYLMRCKEVTKGYGLPEKQFSSKVRCSRCCLEWQKGTEIKIKSVKLSKKQRQRIKSQKVRKDNRVNSRKELLHSNEIIQLCTFCKQSTVTFVPKPEKVTKIITKPANNESLNINKLLSNADTKITVNLKKTKTTKTNETKTSKVPDPKKNEVNVYSITKDVFSLCNNKNNLPSAQKEEKKIIKNNKKKKDKFAGLCQKAVIASAKLKEAKDKQNKLNLFLKPSS, translated from the exons ATGTCCGAAACACAAGTTGGATTCCTGTGCAAAGCAGCGGCGTCTTTACAACGAGCTGAAAATAATGACACCCTAACATTTTTAAGAAGTTATTactt AATGCGGTGTAAAGAAGTAACAAAAGGATATGGCCTTCCAGAAAAGCAGTTTTCTTCTAAAGTGAGATGTTCACGTTGTTGCCTTGAATGGCAAAAAGGAACTGAAATAAAA ATTAAATCTGTAAAGCTCAGTAAGAAACAAAGACAAAGAATAAAATCTCAGAAAGTAAGAAAAGATAATAGAGTAAATAGTAGAAAAGAGTTGCTACATAGTAATGAAATA ATACAACTCTGTACCTTTTGTAAACAAAGTACAGTTACATTTGTTCCAAAACCAGAAAaggttacaaaaataattacaaaaccaGCCAACAATGAAagcttaaatataaataaattactatctAATGCAGATACTAAAATAACAGttaatttaaagaaaacaaaaacaaccaaAACAAATGAAACTAAAACCTCTAAAGTACCAGATCCTAAAAAGAATGAAGTTAATGTCTATAGTATTACAAAAGATGTATTTTCATTatgtaacaataaaaataatctaccTAGTGCACAAAAGGAAGAAAAGAAgattatcaaaaataataaaaagaagaaagataAGTTTGCTGGCTTATGTCAAAAGGCGGTCATAGCATCAGCCAAACTGAAGGAAGCAAAAGATAAACAGAATAAGTTGAATTTATTTCTAAAACCATCTTCTTAG
- the LOC126377098 gene encoding glycerate kinase produces the protein MAKSVISELLQIFKSGVSAVLPDNLIRRVLKYNPVSQQLTICGDTYNLQNRNVYLVGTGKAVRNMAMEVENILGSKIKKGIVSIPEGSLEVISETVSYCQGAKHNLPDLNSITTTRKICDLVTGLEKDDLLIVLISGGGSALLTLPKPPITLEEKSTLIKDLANSGADIKELNIVRKKLSDIKGGKLAIKAQPAEVVSLILSDIVGDPIDLIASGPTLENRDDPAKALDIVEKYNLFTDLPDSIKNALREMHDYEQFPEDNVKNYLIGSNKIGIEAAVDEARSFNYIPIALSNTVVGVVEDVAVAYTKLIEAFCELLREGINSEALRLLSKSLDLPDLHLEIADGDDLHNKDLCLILGGETTVYVKGSGKGGRNQQLALEFAKNCYELKENYEGYDVYLLSAGTDGADGPTDAAGAIGYLDLVPDAEKEKLDVRKYVKEFDSYNFYKEFMNGNLHVITGHTNTNIMDLHIIIIKKAK, from the coding sequence ATGGCTAAATCTGTTATTAGTGAATTACTCCAGATATTCAAAAGTGGTGTATCAGCAGTTCTTCCCGACAATCTAATACGGAGAGTTTTAAAATACAATCCAGTGAGTCAGCAACTAACAATATGTGGAGACACGTACAACTTGCAAAACAGGAATGTGTACCTAGTGGGCACTGGAAAAGCAGTACGAAATATGGCTATGGAGGTGGAAAATATACTAGGTTCTAAAATCAAGAAAGGCATTGTAAGTATCCCTGAAGGTAGCTTGGAGGTCATAAGCGAAACTGTATCGTATTGCCAAGGAGCAAAACACAATTTGCCAGATCTGAATTCTATAACTACAACTAGGAAAATATGTGATCTTGTTACTGGCCTTGAAAAGGATGATCTATTAATAGTGTTGATATCAGGTGGCGGGTCAGCCTTGCTCACTCTACCAAAGCCTCCCATTACTTTGGAGGAAAAATCCACATTGATCAAAGATCTTGCTAACTCAGGAGCTGATATCAAAGAACTAAATATAGTAAGAAAGAAGTTGTCAGATATAAAAGGGGGAAAACTTGCTATAAAAGCACAACCAGCTGAAGTGGTATCATTAATACTTTCTGATATAGTTGGGGATCCTATAGATTTAATAGCCAGTGGGCCTACCCTTGAAAACAGAGATGACCCTGCTAAAGCTTTAGATATTGTCGAAAAATACAATCTCTTTACAGACTTGCCAGATTCTATtaaaaatgctttaagagaaaTGCATGATTATGAACAATTTCCAGAGGATAATGTAAAGAATTACCTCATTGGatcaaataaaataggtattgaAGCAGCAGTTGATGAAGCTAGATCATTCAATTACATCCCTATAGCTCTGTCTAACACAGTAGTGGGTGTTGTTGAAGATGTAGCAGTGGCATATACAAAATTGATTGAAGCATTTTGTGAATTACTGAGGGAAGGTATAAACTCAGAAGCTCTAAGACTTCTATCGAAATCTTTAGACTTACCAGATCTACATTTAGAAATAGCAGATGGTGATGATCTGCATAATAAAGATCTGTGTTTAATTCTTGGTGGAGAAACCACAGTATATGTAAAAGGATCTGGGAAAGGAGGGAGAAACCAGCAACTTGCATTAGAATTTGCCAAAAATTGTTATGAACTAAAGGAGAACTATGAAGGATATGATGTCTATCTACTAAGTGCTGGAACCGACGGGGCTGACGGCCCTACAGATGCTGCAGGTGCTATTGGCTACCTGGATTTGGTTCCAGATGCTGAAAAGGAAAAGCTAGATGTGCGTAAATATGTGAAAGAGTTTGATTCATACAATTTTTACAAAGAATTCATGAATGGAAATCTACATGTCATTACTGgacatacaaatacaaatattatggatctacatataattataataaagaaagctAAATAA